In a genomic window of Flavobacterium crassostreae:
- the lpdA gene encoding dihydrolipoyl dehydrogenase codes for MSSFDVVIIGSGPGGYVSAIRCAQLGFKTAIIEKYSTLGGTCLNVGCIPSKAMLSSSHHYAEIKHFADHGIELSGEVKVNLEKMVARKQAIVDQTSGGVKYLMDKNKVTVLEGTGSFVDATHVAVAKADGTTETIEAKNIIIATGSKPSSLPFIKIDKERIITSTEALKLPEVPKHLVIIGGGVIGIELGQVYLRLGAQVSVVEYMDRIIPGMDSSLSKELTKVLKKQGMKFYVSHKVQSVERAGDAVTVQAENAKGETITLEGDYALVSVGRRPYTDGLHADKAGVKISDRGQVEVNDHLQTNIPNIYAIGDVVRGAMLAHKAEEEGTMVAELIAGQKPHIDYNLIPGVVYTWPEVAAVGQTEEQLKAAGVAYKSGSFPFKALGRARASSDLDGFVKILADATTDEVLGVHMIGARTADLIAEAVVAMEYKASAEDISRMSHAHPTFAEAIKEAALAATDNRALHV; via the coding sequence ATGAGTTCATTTGACGTAGTCATTATTGGTTCCGGTCCCGGAGGATACGTATCCGCAATTCGTTGTGCGCAACTAGGGTTCAAAACAGCAATTATAGAAAAATACTCCACCTTAGGAGGAACCTGTCTTAATGTAGGATGTATTCCTTCAAAAGCAATGCTATCCTCATCCCACCATTATGCCGAAATTAAGCATTTTGCAGATCATGGAATTGAACTATCAGGCGAAGTAAAAGTTAACCTAGAAAAAATGGTTGCTCGTAAACAAGCCATTGTTGACCAAACCTCTGGTGGTGTAAAATACCTAATGGACAAAAACAAAGTTACTGTTTTAGAAGGAACTGGTTCTTTTGTAGATGCAACCCATGTTGCTGTTGCAAAAGCGGATGGAACTACAGAGACCATTGAGGCCAAAAATATTATTATTGCCACGGGTTCTAAACCATCTTCTTTGCCTTTTATAAAAATAGATAAAGAAAGAATTATAACTTCTACCGAAGCGTTAAAATTACCCGAAGTTCCAAAGCATTTAGTAATCATTGGTGGTGGTGTTATTGGTATTGAATTAGGACAAGTGTATTTGCGTTTAGGAGCGCAAGTTTCTGTAGTGGAATACATGGACCGAATTATTCCAGGAATGGATAGTTCTTTATCTAAAGAATTGACAAAAGTATTAAAGAAACAAGGAATGAAATTCTATGTTTCGCACAAAGTACAATCTGTAGAAAGAGCCGGAGATGCCGTTACGGTTCAAGCCGAGAATGCAAAAGGCGAAACAATTACCCTAGAGGGTGATTACGCCTTGGTTTCTGTAGGGCGTCGTCCGTATACCGATGGATTGCATGCAGACAAAGCAGGAGTAAAAATATCCGATAGAGGACAGGTAGAGGTAAATGACCACCTGCAGACTAACATTCCAAACATTTATGCTATTGGAGACGTGGTTCGTGGAGCCATGTTAGCGCACAAAGCAGAAGAAGAAGGAACCATGGTTGCAGAACTCATTGCAGGTCAAAAACCACATATTGACTACAACTTGATCCCTGGTGTTGTATACACTTGGCCCGAAGTTGCTGCAGTAGGACAAACAGAAGAACAATTAAAAGCAGCAGGAGTTGCGTATAAATCCGGAAGTTTTCCTTTTAAAGCCTTAGGTCGTGCTAGAGCAAGTAGTGACTTAGATGGATTTGTTAAAATCCTTGCAGATGCTACCACAGATGAGGTATTAGGAGTACACATGATTGGAGCCAGAACAGCAGATTTAATTGCCGAAGCCGTAGTGGCAATGGAGTATAAAGCATCCGCCGAAGATATTTCAAGAATGTCGCACGCGCATCCTACTTTTGCAGAAGCAATAAAAGAAGCCGCTCTTGCTGCAACTGATAACAGAGCCTTACACGTATAG
- a CDS encoding Lrp/AsnC family transcriptional regulator, whose amino-acid sequence MNLDAIDKKLLLLLQTDSKKTTKELSVKLHLSVTAVYERVKKLEREGIIDKYVVLLNKAKIAKGFIVFCHIKLIQHTQDFLTTFESQVTQLPEVLECYHVSGDYDYILKIVVQDMPAYREFLVTKLTTLQHIGSTQSTFMISEVKNTTVVTI is encoded by the coding sequence ATGAACTTAGATGCAATTGATAAAAAGCTATTATTATTACTACAAACAGACAGCAAAAAAACCACCAAAGAGCTTTCTGTAAAGCTGCACCTTTCTGTCACTGCAGTTTATGAACGTGTCAAAAAATTAGAACGAGAAGGCATTATAGATAAATATGTAGTTTTGTTAAACAAAGCCAAAATAGCCAAAGGATTTATTGTTTTTTGCCACATAAAACTCATCCAGCATACCCAAGATTTTTTGACCACCTTTGAGAGTCAAGTCACCCAGCTTCCAGAAGTTTTAGAATGCTATCATGTAAGTGGCGATTATGATTATATATTAAAAATTGTAGTCCAAGACATGCCTGCTTATAGAGAATTTTTGGTTACCAAGCTCACCACCTTACAACACATAGGTAGCACCCAAAGCACCTTTATGATTAGCGAAGTAAAAAACACCACCGTGGTTACCATTTGA
- a CDS encoding anthranilate synthase component I family protein, with protein MRTSVYKPISDQKQFKEQLLIWAQDYSEISFLDSNGHQQEYSSYQGILAVEAFTAIKTDSYHAFEDLKQYQQTTKDWIFGYLSYDLKNDVEDLKSTNLDALDFPELFFFQPKKIFLIKETSVEMLYLNLCQEEIESDFLEIQATQRCPEITNTQIAIKARITKDDYFAKVTKMQQYMHQGHCYEANFCMEFYAENTTIDPLENYIKLSKISKAPFAVFFKNQNNFLLSASPERYLKKQAEQLISQPIKGTAKRFLDSQADQESKNNLSKDPKERAENIMITDLVRNDLSHTAQKGSVIVQELCGLYSFMQVHQMITTITSKLDPAYSAIDAIKTTFPMGSMTGAPKISAMKIIEELEVTKRGLYSGAVGYFTPDGDFDFNVVIRSILYNQKNKYVSFSVGSAITAASVPEKEYQECLLKAKAMHQVLQ; from the coding sequence TTGAGAACCTCCGTTTACAAACCAATTTCAGACCAAAAACAGTTTAAAGAGCAACTTTTAATCTGGGCCCAAGACTATTCCGAAATTAGTTTTTTAGACAGTAACGGCCACCAGCAAGAATACTCCAGCTATCAGGGCATTTTGGCTGTAGAGGCATTTACGGCTATAAAAACAGATTCGTATCATGCCTTTGAGGATTTAAAACAATACCAACAAACCACCAAGGATTGGATTTTTGGGTACCTTTCGTATGATTTAAAAAACGACGTAGAGGATTTAAAATCCACTAACTTGGATGCCTTAGATTTTCCGGAATTGTTTTTTTTTCAGCCCAAAAAAATATTTTTGATTAAAGAAACCTCCGTAGAGATGCTTTATCTCAACCTATGCCAAGAAGAGATAGAATCGGATTTTTTAGAAATCCAAGCAACGCAGCGGTGTCCCGAAATAACCAACACCCAAATTGCAATAAAAGCCCGAATCACTAAAGACGATTATTTCGCAAAAGTTACCAAAATGCAACAGTACATGCACCAAGGGCACTGTTATGAAGCCAATTTTTGTATGGAATTTTATGCCGAAAATACAACCATTGACCCATTAGAGAACTATATAAAGCTTAGCAAAATTTCTAAAGCGCCATTTGCTGTTTTTTTTAAAAACCAAAATAATTTTTTGCTTTCTGCCTCGCCAGAACGTTATTTAAAAAAACAAGCAGAACAATTAATCTCGCAACCAATAAAAGGCACCGCAAAACGTTTTTTGGATAGCCAAGCAGATCAGGAGTCCAAAAACAATCTATCCAAAGACCCCAAAGAGCGAGCAGAGAACATTATGATAACCGATTTGGTCCGTAATGATTTGTCTCATACGGCACAAAAAGGGTCGGTAATTGTCCAAGAATTATGCGGTCTCTATTCGTTTATGCAAGTACACCAAATGATCACCACAATAACCTCAAAATTAGACCCGGCCTATAGCGCCATAGATGCTATTAAGACAACATTCCCGATGGGGAGCATGACCGGTGCCCCTAAAATTTCGGCCATGAAAATTATTGAAGAACTAGAAGTTACTAAGCGTGGCCTATACAGCGGTGCAGTAGGGTATTTTACACCAGATGGCGATTTTGATTTCAATGTAGTGATTAGGAGTATTTTGTATAACCAAAAAAATAAATATGTTTCGTTTTCGGTAGGCAGTGCAATTACGGCAGCTTCGGTCCCAGAGAAAGAATACCAAGAATGTTTGCTTAAAGCAAAAGCAATGCACCAAGTATTACAATAG